DNA from Canis lupus familiaris isolate Mischka breed German Shepherd chromosome 9, alternate assembly UU_Cfam_GSD_1.0, whole genome shotgun sequence:
GCGCGGGCGTGCGGAGTGGAGGCTGCAGTTTAGCAACCGTGGGTGCGCGCGGATTGCGCGCGTAGGCGCCGGGTTTTGAAATGCAGCGGGATTTAGTGAGTTTCCCGCTGTCCCCAGCGGTGCGGGTGAAGCTGGTGTCCGCAGGTTTCCAAACTGCTGAGGAACTCCTAGAGGTGAAACCATGTGAACTCAGCAAAGGTAACGACTTCCGACGGCAAGCTCAGGCACACGGCGCCTGACACGGTCGGTGTCGCCTCCATCGCGGTTCTTCCGCCTTCAGGCTTCCGCCCAGTCTCCGCCAGATTCCTCCTCCTAAGGCTGCGTTTGCAAGGTGAAACCTCGCCTTGACTCCAGTTAAACATGGTGTAAATGGGTTAGAGATATGGTCTTAAAAACATTTACTAATTGTTTTCTCTACCTGTGCCTGCCGAATCCTGAGGATTATCTAATTGATTACTCAAAGGACCCTGTTAACGTGGATTATTATGTCCAATATACTGATGAAGGAACAGATGCTtggggaggttaagtaacttttcaTGATGCCTAGGATAGGAAATTGTCGGGCCAGAATTGGTCCCCAGACAGCTTGTCTAGTTTCAGCTGTTCCAAAGTCCGAGGGGCAAGGgattatatttaagaaatgaaagatttGCGATAGGACTGGAGACACTAAGCGAGAAAGGGAGCAGAATCCCCAGCAGCTGGAGaaagcaatggaaaaaagacattgCTTCTCTTTTGTAATtcactagaaaaacaaaaccagggatccctgggtggcgcagcggtttggcgcctgcctttggcccagggcgcgatcctggagactgaggatcgaatcccacgtcgggctcccggtgcatggagcctgcttctcgctctgcctgtgtctctgcctctctctctctctctgtgactatcataaataaataaaaaattaaaaaaaaaaaaaaaagaaaaacaaaaccagaaacccCAAACCTCTCATTCCAGAACACTGTAGATTATACATTGGAGGGAACCACCGTATCATGAGGTAAACAAAAATGACGCTGTATTGCCCTCATTCTCACTGTACATGTTACACTAAGGTGTGCTCAGAACTGCTCTTAAGATAGAACAAAATTTTAAGCCCTTGCCCTTATTAATAGAACATACGGAGGTTTTAACTCGCTACTCAAGAATCAATGTTGTAGACTCAATGTTAGCGATTTGTTTTAAAGCTTATACTGCACAGTTTCCCAAAGTTTGATGggctctttcacttttttttcccaaaaagttggttatacagaaaaaaaaaaaaaagaatctgcatgATAATGATAGCAAACAATTATGGAGCTTTCTGGATGGCCTCGGTATTCTAacgagcttttctttctttcttttttttttttttttttaaagattttatttatttattcatgggagacaaagagggagggagccagagaaataggcagagagagaagcaggctccctgcagggagccggatgtgggacttcatcccaggaccccgggattacgccctgagccaaaaggcagacactcaacccctgagccacccagggatccctctactgaGCTTTTCAACATGTATTATCTTCAGTTTTACAGTAGAAAAGAATCTGAGGCAAAAAAAGTTAACTTGTCCATACTAAGTACCTACATAGTAAGTGGTTCGTTCAGTCAGGGTTTACAAGCCCAAGAAACTGACTCCAGagttgaggattttattttattattattatttttaaattcatttatttattcatgagagacacacacacagagagagagagagaggtagagacacaggcagagagagaagcaggctccatgcagggtgcctgacatgggacatGATCGGGTCTCTTATCTGATTCCATGTACATCAATTATCAACCAGTTGATAAATTGGATCCCAGTTACTTTAGTTTCAGCCATATCAATGCAAATGTCCGGTCTCAATGGAAGTCAATGGTTCTCATTGTAAATTTGTATgttattgtgatttttatatatcagtttcttttttaaaaaaatattttatttatttattcgtgagagacatacagagagagagagagaggcaggcagagacacaggcagagggagaagtaggctccatgcagggagcccgacacggacttggtcccaggtctccaggatcacgccctgggccaaaggcggagctgaaccgtggagccacccaggctgcccccagaatTGAGGATTTTAATTGGATAGGTTTTCATTTCCGTATCACCTTTATTGTCCTTTATTAGCACCAAATTTATGTTCAAATCCCAACCAAATCAGGCACTGACCTATCAAACTCATAAGTGATGTCATCTTAAccataatttctttcattagcagTTTGTTTTGTAactgccattttctttttcaagccaTATTGTCTGATAGGAATGAAATTGTATAGTTGAGGAAGCATAAATGCATTGTTTAAAGTATTGTTCATCAAATAATTGTTCTCATTAAATAAGTTGGACTGGTATGGGAATATTTCATGGCAATGTTTCcatgaaaagtttttattatgaatgataCATGCACATGTACTTCTTAAAGTTAAATCTTGTTTTAGGCAGTTAGAGaccattttcattctcttctgaaaaataaataccttaTTAGATTAAGATAACTGTGACTTCATAAGACCAAAgggataataattattattatttttaaagattttatttatttattcatgagacacacacacacacacacacacacacagagagagagaggaacagacacaggctgagggagaagcaggctccatgctggagcccgacatgggacttgatcctgcgtctccaggatcacgccctgggttgaaggcggtaccaaactgctgagccacctgggctgccccaaaagggataattaaatttttttttttccaaaggggaTAATTAAAGGACAGACTGCCAGTACATTTTTATTGATAGTCTTGTAGGTACTCAAATGCTTTAGAGGTTTAGGTTTCTGAATTCTGTTTTTGAGGTAATAAATCTTTTAAGTGTGTAGAGACtaagaaaatatagatgaatGCCTTTATTAGCTTGATAAATTCAATAGTTAAtggaatgtttcatttttatgtttctttactCTTGGCATCACTCTTactatctaaaaattaaaattaatgaagacAACCCCATAGTTAAGACTTCAATTTCTAAAATCAGggtttagatttttctttttttcttttactttcagaaGTTGGGATATCTAAAGAGGAAGCCTTAGAAACTCTGCAAATTATAAGAAGAGAATGTCTCACAAATAAACCAAGATATGCTGCTACAGCTGAGTCAGGCAAGAAGTGTACAGCACTGGAACTTCTTGAGCAGGAGCATACCCAGAGCTTCATAATTACCTTCTGTTCAGCACTAGATAATATTCTTGGGGGTGGAATACCCTTaaccaaaacaacagaaatttgtggTGTACCGGGTGTTGGAAAAACACAGTTATGGTAAAGTAAAATGTTCCCCTCTTAAGGGTAGGCTTAATAGCATTTTATGTAAGTAATAGAATATGGTGCTCTGGGTCTACATTCAGGAGACCAAAAAAGGCATGTATCTGCTCTTGATTTTTTTGTagggtgtatgtgtgcatatgaaACAAAAATCAGTTTACCATTTGTGTTATTTCAGTACCCCATCTTGATAAACTGATGTAATTATTTTGGTAtccaaaaatgtttcttttgcaACATTGTAAAGTGATTTTAGGGTAAACCAGTagtcttctattttattatatagttaaTTCCTGGGAATATATTCAGAGATAGATTTAGTATAAGAAGGGATTTTATCTCTTGAGGCCTAAAAACCACTAAGAAGTCCTTAATCATGGCTTTATGGGTAAGCCTTCCCCTAATCCACATATCAGTTGGTTCACATATATTTGGAGCAGAAAGTTAGCCATCTCTGTTGCCTAATGGTGTTACCTAGTGGGTGGTGAtgtaaagtttgaaaaacacGGCCTTAGATGATTATGATAATGAATTTGGTCATTCAACTTTCTCTTGACAGTATGCAGTTGGCAGTAGATGTGCAGATACCAGAATGTTTTGGAGGAGTGGAGGGCGAAGCAGTTTTTATTGATACTGAAGGAAGTTTTATGGTTGATAGAGTTGTAGACCTTGCTACTGCCTGCATTCAACACCTTCACCTTATTGCAGGAAGACATATGGGAGAGGGTAAGTTATCAAgtgatctgttttctttttttctgtatgataAAAGTAATTTGCATTTGTACCTCTCAAGCCTCAGCAAGAGACCATTTGGAACATGAAGCTTAAATGACTTGACAGTGTCCTATTGTTATAGACTTAGAAATGCCACAGCCTAGACtggccttttattcttttatggtcctcagttctttttttttttttttttttaaagattttatctatttgagatagaactgagagagagtgagcatgagtggggggaggggcaaagggagagggagaagcagactcttagcTGAGCAGGAGCCTAGATGTGTGGGGCcttgatctctggaccctgggatcatgacctgagctgaaggcagatgcccaactgactgagccacctaggtgccctaccCTCACTTCTTAATGCAGAAGCTCTGGGCCAAAACTTGTGTGTATATTTCACTGTATCACTTCAGATCA
Protein-coding regions in this window:
- the RAD51C gene encoding DNA repair protein RAD51 homolog 3 isoform X2 gives rise to the protein MQRDLVSFPLSPAVRVKLVSAGFQTAEELLEVKPCELSKEVGISKEEALETLQIIRRECLTNKPRYAATAESGKKCTALELLEQEHTQSFIITFCSALDNILGGGIPLTKTTEICGVPGVGKTQLCMQLAVDVQIPECFGGVEGEAVFIDTEGSFMVDRVVDLATACIQHLHLIAGRHMGEEHSKALEDFTLENILSHIYYFRCRDYTELLAQVYLLPDFLSEHSKVLLTNQMTTKIDRNQALLVPALGESWGHAATIRLIFHWDQKQRLATLYKSPSQKESTVLFQITPQGFRDAVVVTACSLQTEGSLNSRKRSRESEEEQESKD